TCAATCTGATCGTTTGATACGAACTATACACCCTCTCCCCACCGACACTTCATCACCCCCAATGATTAGATCTCAGGATGGCTGACTGATCCAGCAATGGCAAGGTTGACCCCGTCTCGGCCACCATCCATTCCCCCCGCAAAAAGGGAGCCATAGCTTCGGGAGCCGTGAAGGCAGGCCGTACCGATTCGGTCTTCAGCCATTCCATGCCCACAATTAAATCCACAGCCAAGCCCATGAGCAAATCTTGTTGCTCCATGACCGCCACCACCGGGAGCTCAGTGCGATCCACATTCAAGGGTGGGCTAATTCCCAAAAACTGCCCGAGATCAGCGACCCAAATGATTTCGCCCCGCAAATTGAGGGTGCCTAGCAAAACAGGTGCCACATTGGGCATGGGGGTGATTTTCTCAGGCCCAATGCTCATCACCTCCACCACCGAAACTGCTGGCAGAGCAAATTGTTCTCCAGTCGTCACCTTGAACTTCAGGAATAGCTCCCCTTCTGGGGCCTCCATTTCCTGTAATTCTTGGGTCTCATCCCCTATTAATAAATCCAGATCCCCCAGCATGGTGCTCCCCCGCGTGATGGTTTGATGCATATTAGCGGCCCGCTTATACCCTTCTCCAAAAGTGCTGGAGTACAGCGTGCCTTGCGGGCATCACCGGAAGGGATGGGTAACGGGCGGTTCTTAACCTCTCAATAATTGTTTAATCGTACCTACTAATTCTTGAGGCTGAAAGGGCTTGGCAATATAGGCATCAGCCCCCTGCCGGATCCCCCAGTAGCGATCAAATTCTTCCCCCTTAGAGGAACACATCACAATCGGTGTGTTTTGGGTCAGAGGATCGGCTTTGAGGCGACGGCACACTTCGTAGCCATTCATGCGTGGCATGACAATATCTAGCACGATCAAATCTGGCCTGTCGCCCTGCACCGCTTCTAGGGCTTCCAATCCATCCCCAACAACGGTCACCTCCAGCCCACTCTGCTTCAGCAAGTTGCTGATCATCTCCCGCTGAGATTGGCTGTCTTCTACAACCAAAACGCGACTCATTTCCGGTTGATCTCCCGCAACTGGTTTTTGATGGTAGCTAGTAATTCCTGAGGTTTGAAGGGTTTGGTCACATAGGCATCCGCCTGGTTGCGCTTAGCCCACTCGATGTCAAAGGCCTGATCCTTGGTGGAACACATGACGATGCGAATGTGCTTGGTACTTTCATCTCCCTTCACTTCTCGGCACACCTCGTAGCCATTCATACGCGGCATAACCACATCCAGCACCACTAAGTCCGGCTTTTGCTGACGGATAGCATCCATGGCCTCTACGCCGTCCATGGCTGTCGAGACTTCCAACCCACTGTCGGAAAGCAGACTAGAAATGGTCTCTAGGTAGGTACGGTTGTCATCCACCACCAGCACTTTACTCATCGTTGTCTTGCTCCTGTTGTTTTTGGCACCCCACCCGTTGCGCCTGCTTCGATTGAGACCTGGTATGATCTCGCTCCAGCTCCCTGATGCTAGGTTGGCTGTGCTACCCCTATTGTTTCGATGGGGTTACCCTTCTGTCCAGTATTCCCTCTTTGGGAGGGTTTGGCTGCCACTTCTTTGACTCACTGTTGCTTACTCATTAGGGCTGCGTTTCGGAGGTGGGCCTACATAGGATTCAACAATGGTCAGTAATTCCTTCTCAGCGAAGGGCTTGCTGAGGAATTCGTTAGCTCCGGCCATGCGGGCTTTGATGCGGTCGGTGAAGCCATCTTTGCCGGTCAGCATGATCATGGGGGTTTGGCGAAATTGGCTGGACTTGCGCAACATGGCACACAGCTCGTAGCCGTCCAATTTAGGCATGGCCACATCGCAGAGGATCATGTCGGGGTTGAGAAGAAACACCTGCCCTAGGGCTTTGAGAGGGTTGCCGATGGTGGTCACCTGATAGCCCTCGTTCTGCAAGATAAACTCCACGGTTTTTTGGATGGCCATGGAGTCGTCGATGCAGAAGATGTGGCTGGGTTTGCCGCTCAGGCTGACGGGACGACTGGGTTTAGGTTCTGCAATCAGGATAGGTTCTGACAGTTGAATGGCCCCCTGCCGGACATAGGGGTAGATGGCTTTGGCTACAGTCAGGGTATCTCGACCGAGGTAACGCCCCATTTGACGGATGCTGGTTTTGCCGTTTGACCACTCGCTCAGGGCCTTGAAAACAGGGGCAGGCAGATTTTGCTGCAGGGGGGTGGGGTTGAGGAGGGTGGGGGCTTGGTTGGGGGTTTGGATGTAGGGGTATAATTTTTTCCACTCCTGCACTTGCGTCACAATCTCCGTCAGTAGCGGGGTAACGGGGAAGGTGGTTAGCTGAGGGGCTAACGGGGATCCGGCCTCAAAAATAAAAGAGCCGTGGTGGAGGCTGAGCAGATCGAAGAGGACTTCCCGCACCATGCTCAGGAGGATTTGTTTGCCTTGGCTGGGGTTGAGTTTGTGGTTTTCGAGTAAAGACCAGAGGCGGTTGTACTCGGGAGCGTTGACGGCGGCCTTGTGGGGGATCTGGATTTGGTCGAGGGCGGCTTCTACCTTGAATCGGTGTAGGTAGTCCCGCAGGCGGGTGATGTTGCCTTCAGTGTCGGAGGCGTAGATGATCCGCCCGTTGAGAAAAAAAACAAACCAGTAGGCGGAGGGGCTGGCCTCCACGAAAAGCTCCCCGGTGCGCTGGCCCAACTCGATCAGCTGGAGGATGCTGCGGATATCGATCTCTTGTAGTTTCCCCTGCATGGGAGCCCTGCCTAAAGTCCAGCGAGATATGACTATTATGCCGTTAGTCTTCTTAGTGCTATCCCAAACTGCGGTGGATTGGGCCGTTTCTGCAGAAAAGACTTGGAGTTTGCTCCGTTCCAATCCTCCGATTCCCACTGGGGTGGCCGCTGCCGGTCGCGGGATCCCGGCGGCTGTCACAATAGAAGGGATCCGAATCTGTTGCTCCCTTTCTTCTGTAAAGTCTATGCTCCTGTTTCTCTCTGCCTGGGTACTTGGCCCATTGCTGGCGATCTATACTCTTCTGTTTGTACTGCGCATCTTTCTGTCTTGGTACCCGCAACTGGATACCGCCCGACTGCCTTACGCTCTGGTGATTGGGGCAACGGAATTTCTGTTGCGGCCCACTCGCAAGTTGATTCCACCTTTGGGGGGAGTGGATATGGCCCCTGTGGTTTGGGTGGGCTTGGTCACTTTACTGCGGGAGGTTTTGCTGGGTCAGCAGGGGTTGCTGACGATGGCTTTGCACTGAAGAATTTGCATTGAGAATGCTTGAGGGGTTTGCAGAGCCCACCAGTCTGGGCTGGGCTGCTCTGCCATTTTTGGGAACCCCGTTGCGGCTATTGGGGCACTGGGATCCCACTTACCCCCAACTGGTGGCGTCGGCTGGGGTAATCGGCGAGGCTCACCGACAGCGCCCGGGATCCGGCCAGGCTGGAAGCGGGGATGCGGATGGTGCCCTGAAACACCTGACCATTGGGGGGAAGTTCTCCGGGCAAGCCTTGGGTGAGGGCATTGATCGCCCGGCCATTGTCGTCAGTGATGTTCATGAAGCTGTAGAGGAAGCGCACCGTCTCCGCTGAGTTGTTTTGCATGGCTACATTGAGAACCACCTGACCTCCTTCTCGACGGGCGGAGAGCACCTGCATGGAAACCTGTCCGCTAGCGGCAATTTGCTGGGGTGGGGGGGTGGGAATGATCGGAGGGGGTGTCGGAGTGGGAGGGGGTGTCGGAGTGGCGGCAAGCGGTGTGGGTGGGGGCGTGGGAGCTTCCGCCAGTTCTGGGGAAAGGCTAGGGGTTGGAGTGGGGGTGGGTGTCGGGGTTGGGGGGGGCGTTGCGGTCACCAGGGGGGTTGGGGTGGGAGCGGGCTTGAGGTTGGCCTCGGCTTCGGCAATCACTTGCGCTTCATTCACCAGAGGTACCGTGCGGGGATCCCGTGCTTCGCCTGGGGCGGCAGCACCGTCGGAACTGACAACGGGAGAAGAGACCCCCGAGAGGGCTCGTTGGCCAAATAGATAGCCTAGACAGGCGCTCAACACCGCTGTGAAGAGAAACGCACTCAGCCAAAACAACACCCCAGAGAGTGTGGAGGCGAGATCCCGCGATGGTGTGGCTTGGCTCCTCAACGGACAACGGCTCCTGCTGCTCAGACTGCTTTACCCATGATACGAAAGGTTAAGGAGCCTGAGGGT
This is a stretch of genomic DNA from Synechococcus sp. Nb3U1. It encodes these proteins:
- a CDS encoding CheW domain-containing protein, which translates into the protein MLGDLDLLIGDETQELQEMEAPEGELFLKFKVTTGEQFALPAVSVVEVMSIGPEKITPMPNVAPVLLGTLNLRGEIIWVADLGQFLGISPPLNVDRTELPVVAVMEQQDLLMGLAVDLIVGMEWLKTESVRPAFTAPEAMAPFLRGEWMVAETGSTLPLLDQSAILRSNHWG
- a CDS encoding response regulator transcription factor, whose protein sequence is MSRVLVVEDSQSQREMISNLLKQSGLEVTVVGDGLEALEAVQGDRPDLIVLDIVMPRMNGYEVCRRLKADPLTQNTPIVMCSSKGEEFDRYWGIRQGADAYIAKPFQPQELVGTIKQLLRG
- a CDS encoding response regulator, which gives rise to MSKVLVVDDNRTYLETISSLLSDSGLEVSTAMDGVEAMDAIRQQKPDLVVLDVVMPRMNGYEVCREVKGDESTKHIRIVMCSTKDQAFDIEWAKRNQADAYVTKPFKPQELLATIKNQLREINRK
- a CDS encoding response regulator, with protein sequence MQGKLQEIDIRSILQLIELGQRTGELFVEASPSAYWFVFFLNGRIIYASDTEGNITRLRDYLHRFKVEAALDQIQIPHKAAVNAPEYNRLWSLLENHKLNPSQGKQILLSMVREVLFDLLSLHHGSFIFEAGSPLAPQLTTFPVTPLLTEIVTQVQEWKKLYPYIQTPNQAPTLLNPTPLQQNLPAPVFKALSEWSNGKTSIRQMGRYLGRDTLTVAKAIYPYVRQGAIQLSEPILIAEPKPSRPVSLSGKPSHIFCIDDSMAIQKTVEFILQNEGYQVTTIGNPLKALGQVFLLNPDMILCDVAMPKLDGYELCAMLRKSSQFRQTPMIMLTGKDGFTDRIKARMAGANEFLSKPFAEKELLTIVESYVGPPPKRSPNE
- a CDS encoding YggT family protein; the protein is MLLFLSAWVLGPLLAIYTLLFVLRIFLSWYPQLDTARLPYALVIGATEFLLRPTRKLIPPLGGVDMAPVVWVGLVTLLREVLLGQQGLLTMALH